A stretch of Palaemon carinicauda isolate YSFRI2023 chromosome 34, ASM3689809v2, whole genome shotgun sequence DNA encodes these proteins:
- the LOC137626636 gene encoding uncharacterized protein encodes MGKDFPYTTALSVTVAIACSLLILNILVLTTIYYQHKANRRSLTKGSQDANSESGNDVQLHSSGDNCKTIYAPGHYGTLRPSITMHSNLSTAFEEESQHDWQPDYISSVQTIDDITGVISNRISPDAQGIVLNTQTLHKPQENILTVTTLKQPVASYTSPNDGQLVSTYSPVDGQLVPTYSTKEGQLIPNYLSSSAIIMKIRE; translated from the exons ATGGGAAAAGATTTCCCTTACACAACTGCACTGAGTgtgacagtggccattgcctgctctttgctaatcctaaatatATTGGTTCTTACTACCATTTATTATCAACATAAGGCCAACCGCCGGAGCCTCACCAAAGGCTCCCAGGACGCGAATAGCGAGAGTGGGAATGACGTCCAGTTGCACTCGTCTGGGGAcaattgtaagacaatatatgccccagggcattatggaaccttgaggccttctatcacaatgcatAGCAACCTGTccacagcctttgaagaggagtcccagcacgactggcagccagactacataagcagcgtacaaaccatagacgatatAACTGGTGTAAtatccaataggatctctccagatGCGCAAGGCATCGTTTTGAATACCCAAACGCTACACAAACCacaagaaaatatattaacagttacaacgctcaagcagcctgtggcttcgtacacatctccgaatgatggtcaacttgtCTCAACATATTCACCAGTCGATGGTCAACTCGTCCCTAC TTATTCTACGAAGGAGGGACAACTTATTCCCAATTATTTGTCAAGCAGTGCTATTATCATGAAGATTAGGGAGTAG
- the LOC137626952 gene encoding neuroligin-4, X-linked-like, with the protein MGKKECKQRHLVLVEQLMKNTSRQVQQLDFRLGCKSNMRKTTAFPNNALMAYPVVVFIHGESFEWGSSSLYDGSVLAALGKVIVVTLNYRLGILGFYNANTDPLSRPTVANCGLIDQLAALHWVQENIVRFGGDPGQVTVMGHGTGAACLNYLVISPAATGAGLFKRAILMSGSALSPWASVRDPSGHAFDVATQLDCPVPNDLFRHYENLLQCLRNNVNLLFLKVQLKTSKFQVAVGPSIDGVTIKPDWEDHQRKMGKEGRTPVDLLLGMTAANLLDILSQQEVQEGFDADYREDLLRFFVVNNYRYHLQEIMLAITAEYTDWSRSLHQPISIRDSTGQGLHDVNIVLPMTDLAKQLYTTSRSSYLYVLEEEDSDSGNESLLLNELAYVFGGPMGGLGPLASSYNFTKKDVKLSKSFISIWSNFIKFEHPKDTVSKAKMSESANDITSEEQIWPKYDPVYQRYFRIGTQNSVRDHYRAGKVALWSWLVPGLERVGTRYGPGKNFHRLPSDLHSGLYPESTGQYNFTEGFLSSPITPTFTGPTNTLHNLTIVVTANKN; encoded by the exons ATAACGctctgatggcctacccagtggtcgtcttcatccacggagagtcgtttgagtggggatcttcaagtctctacgacggatcagttctggcagctctgggcaaggtcattgtggtgactctcaactatcgtctcggcattctgG GGTTTTACAACGCGAACACTGACCCACTGAGTCGCCCAACCGTAGCTAACTGCGGCCTGATagaccagctggctgccttgcactgggttcaagagaacatcgtccgcttcgggggtgacccaggtcaggtcacggtcatgggtcacggcacgggagccgcctgcctcaactaccttgtcatatcgcccgctgctacag gagcaggtctgttcaagcgtgcaatcctgatgtcaggatctgcacttagtccctgggcttcagtccgggacccatctggacacgccttcgatgtagccacccagcttgactgccctgttccaaacgacctctttcgccactatgaaaatcttctccagtgtctga GAAATAACGTTAACTTGTTgttcttaaaggttcaactaaagacatccaagttccaagtggctgttggccccagcattgatggtgtcactatcaaaccggACTGGGAAGATCATCAGAGAAAAATGG gcaaggaaggtcgaactccagttgacctccttttaggaatgacagctgccaacctccttgacatcctgagtcagcaagaagtccaggaaggtttcgatgctgactatagggaggatctgctgagattCTTCGTAGTCAATAACTATCGTTATCATCTGCAG gaaataatgttagccatcacagccgaatacactgattggtcgagatccctccatcaaccaatcagcatcagggactcaaccggccaaggccttcacgatgtGAATATCGTCTTACCGATGACAGATCTTGCtaagcagctctacacgacttcccgatcatcttatctctacgtgttgGAGGAAGAAGATTCAGAT TCTGGAAACGAGAGTCTTCTCCTGAacgagctggcgtacgtctttggtggtcctatGGGCGgtcttggacctttggcctcaagttataacttcactaagaagGATGTCAAACTCAGCAAATCTTTCATATCAATatggagtaatttcataaaatttga acatccaaaagacacagtctccaaagctaagatgtccgagagtgcaaacgacataacttctgaagagcagatatggcccaaatatgatccagtttATCAGAGATACTTTCGaatag GAACACAGAACTCTGTACGTGACCAttaccgtgctggaaaagtagccttgtggtcctGGCTAGTACCTGGTCTCGAACGAGTGGGTACTCGGTACGGCCCAGgtaaaaactttcacagattaccaTCTGATCTCCATTCAggtttataccctgaatcaacaggtcagtataactttactgaaggctttctatctagcccaatcactccaaccttcactggcccaacaaatacactccataacttgacaattgtagTTACGGCTAACAAAAACTAA